One Blastocatellia bacterium genomic window, TTCCATCGCCAATCGCCAAATCGGCAGGACGTTCAGACAGGGGGATGTTGCTCGAATCATCTGAACCGGCGGGCGGCGCTTGACACGCACTACGGCAAGGCTTATAAGCCATTACCGCAATCCGTATTCATCACATCGCTTCACACGGGAGGGATTATGCTCGCTCGTCACCGAGTCGCCATCACTATCGTTGCGCTCTGTCTGCTGGTCAGCGCCTCGCAACTGGCTCACGCCAATGGCTTCACGCTCGAACAGGTTCTGTCGTCGCCGTTCCCGTCCGACCTGATTGCGTCGAAACAGGGCGACAAGCTCGCATGGGTCTTCGATCATCTGGGCCGGCGTAATGTCTGGATCGCCGAAGCGCCCGCCTTTAGCGGACGCCAGCTCACGCATTACAGCGCCGACGACGGGCAGGAGATCACCGAGCCGGTCTTTTCACCCGACGGCAACTGGATCGCTTACGTGCGCGGCGGCGAGGCCAACAGCGACAAAGACATTCCCAATCCGACCAGTGACCCGGCGGGCGCGCGCCAGGAAGTCTGCGCCGTCAACGCCCGCACCGGCGTCGTGGTGAAGATGGGCGAAGGCAGCGCACCGATCTTTTCGCCGCGCGGCGATCAGGTCATCTTCACCAGCGAAGGCCACCTCTGGTCGGCAGCCTTGCCCGTGCCGCCGCGAAAGACCGCCACGGAAGCGAAAAAACTCTTCGAGATTCGTGGCCGCGTCGAATCGCCCGCGTGGTCGCCGGACGGCTCCTTGCTGGCCTTCGTCTCTGAGCGCGGCGATCACAGCTTCATCGCCATCTTCAATCCCAAGCAAGCGAGCATACGCTTTCTTGAGCCGAGCGTAGACCGCGACATCGAGCCGCGCTGGTCGCCGGACGGGCGTAGCCTGGCTTACATTCGCGTCTTCAACGTCGCCGACGTGTATTCAGCCGACCGCGAGCGCGTGCTGCCCTGGGCCATCCGCGTCGTTGATCTCGCCAGCGGCAAGGGGCGCGAGGTCTGGCGCTCGGGCGAGGCCGAAGCGGATTCGTTTTCGCGGTTGACGCTCGGCAATGACATCCTGCAATGGGCGGCGGGCGACCGACTGGTCTTTGCGTCCGAGAAAGACGGCTGGGCGCACCTCTACGCCGTCGCGGCGACGGGCGGCGCGGCGACGTTGCTGACGCCCGGCGCTTACGAAGTTGAAAACGTCGCATGGTCGCCCGACCGCTCGTTTATGGTGGTGGCGGCAAACAAAGCCGACATCGATCACCGCCATCTCTGGCGCGTCAACGTCGCGGGCGGCGACCTTCAAGGGATCACTACGGACAACAGCATCGAGATGGCGCCGGTCATCGCCGGCGGCGGCCAGCGGCTCGCCTTCCTGCACGCGACGGCCTTCTACCCGCTCCTGCCTTACATCGCCGACATCAAAGGCAAAGGCGCCAAAGCGCTGGCGGGCGATGCCTTGCCGAGTGATTTTCCTTACAATAATCTGGTTGCGCCCGAAGTGGTGATTTTCAAAGCGGCGGACGGCCTGGAGATTCATGGCCAGTTGTTCAAACCCAAAAACCTGCAAGGCCGCGCCCCGGCAGTCGTCTTCATGCACGGCGGGCCGATTCGCCAGATGCTCCCCGCCTGGCATTACAATTACTATTACCATAACGCCTACGCGATGAATCAGTACCTGGCGAGTCGCGGTTATATGGTCTTGTCGGTGAATTATCGCAGCGGCATCGGCTACGGTCGCGCCTTTCGCGAAGCCAAGCATCGCGGGCCGCGCGGCGCCAGCGAGTACCAAGACGTCGTCGCCGCCGGCAAGTATCTGAAAGCCCGCGACGACGTGGACGGCAAACACATCGGCCTGTGGGGCGGCTCGTATGGCGGCTATCTGACGGCGATGGGACTGGCGCGCGATTCCGACCTGTTTGCGGCAGGCGTTGACCTGCACGGCGTTCACGACTGGAGCCGCCGGGTCGGCGCATCGCCGTGGGCGACGGGCGATCTGGTCAAGCTGGGCCGCGAATCATCGCCGCTGGCGTCGGTCGAAAAATGGAAATCGCCGGTGCTGTTGATTCATGGCGACGATGACCGCAACGTCGCCTTCAATCAAACGGTCGAGCTGGTGCGCCGCCTGCGCGAGCGCCACGTCGAGTTCGAGCAACTGGTCTTTCCCGACGACGTTCATGACTTCCTGCGCCATGAAAACTGGCTGCGCGCTTATCACGCCGCCGCAGACTTCTTCGACCGCAAGCTGAAGTGAACGGGCCGGCTTACTCGCGCCTTGCCGCAACGCGCAGGCGGCAATAGTCGGCGTACCAGGTGCCATCGCGGAACAGTGCGGGGCGCAAAGCGTCTTCGACGGCGGTGATAATCTCGGCGTGCCGCTCGGCGGCAACATGGCTCATAAAGTGATCGCTGAAGACCGCCAGCCAGTCGCGTAAGCCTGCCGCGCCGCCTTCAAGCGCCGTCGGGCGCGCGAACCATGCGGCAAGCGTCACCCTGAAGCCGCTGCCTTCGAGCAGCAAAGCATACTCGCCGACGGTCGGGAAGTAATAGTAAGGTTCATCACTGACCGCGTAGCCGGCCTGTTGGATGGCATGACGCAAGGCGGTTTCGATGCCGCGGATGTTGCCCTGACCGCCGAACTCGGCGACGAAGCGCCCGCCGGGTCGTAACGCCTGATAGATGGAAGCGGCGACCGCCCGCTGGTCCTTCATCCAGTGAATCGCCGCGTTTGAAAAGACCGCGTCGAACGGCTCGTCGAAACGCAAGTGCTCGGCGAAGCGCAAGCGCTCGGCGTCGGCGACCTCGAATCGCAGGCGCGGATAATTCCGCCGCGCCGTCGCAATCATCTCCGCCGAGCGATCAAGGCCGATGGCTTCGGCGCCGCGTGCGGCAATCTGCGCGGTCAGGTGGCCGGTGCCGCACCCCAGATCGAGAATGCGCTCGCCCGCTTCAGGCGCGAGCAATTCAATCACCCCCGCGCCGTGCTTCCAGACGAATGAATAGGCGTCGTCATAACGCGACGCATCCCATTGTTTGTCTATCGATGACATAAACGAACTGACCGACGACCGACGACCGACGACCGTTGTTCTGCGGCGGTCATCGGTCATCGGTCGGCTTCACAATCCGCCGGCGACTTCAAGCACCTGGCCTGAGACATAGTCCGAAAACGGCGAAGCGAAAAAGAAGATCGCGCCCGCGGCCTCTTGAGCGGTGCCGGCGCGGCCCATCGGGATCATCGGCGTGGTGCGCGAGAGCCGCTCGCCGGGGATGCCAAGCGCAATCTCTGTGTCGCCGCGATGAATCGTTTCGCCCTTCTCTTTGGCCTGCGTCAGCCGCGTATCGATGCGCCCGAAAGCGACGGCGTTCACTTGAATGTTGAACTGGCCCCATTCTTTGGCGAGGGTTTTGGTCAATCCGATGACGCCGGCCTTGCCCGAAGCATAGTTCGCCTGGCCGGCATTGCCGCGCGTCCCCGAAGTCGAGCTGACGTTGATGATCTTGCGGGCGCGCGCCTCGCCATGCTCCGTGTGCTCGCGCTTGGCGGTCTCGCGCAGATAAGCCGAGGCGGCGCGGATGATGCGAAACGGCGCCGTCAGGTGGACGGCCAGAATGGCTTCCCATTGCTCGTCGCTCATCTTGTGAATGACGGCGTCCCAGGTGTAGCCGGCGTTGTTGACGATGATGTCGAGGCCGCCGAACTGGTCCACCGCGCCGCTGACGATCAGATCGGGAAAGGCCCGGTCGGTGACATCGCCGACAACGCTAATGGCTTCGCCGCCTGCCGCGTGAATGGCTCCCACAGCCTCTTCGGCGGGGGCGGGGTCAATATCGCTTAAGACGACGCGCGCCCCGTGAGCGGCGAACAGCTCCGCCGCGGCGCGCCCGATACCGCGCCCCGCGCCGGTGATGATGGCAACTTTTCCTTCAAGCAATCGCTCCACGTTCTGGCCTCCTGTCGAATGAGAAATGATCGCGCCGAGTCTATCACAGCATTGCCCAATGTTCACCGCTCGAATATGATTTGTCTTCAGAAACTCAACCGGAGAGACGAATTATGAAAGGCATTGTTCTGGCGGGCGGACTCGGCACCAGGCTGTCGCCGTTAACTCGAATTACGAACAAACATTTGCTCCCTGTTTTCGATCAACCGATGATCCACTATCCTATCCGCTGTCTGGTCGAAGCCGGGATCAAAGATATTCTCGTCGTCACCGGCGGCAATAGCGCCGGCGACTTTTTGAAACTGCTGCGCAACGGCGCCGAGTTCGGCCTCAGCCGTATTCATTACGCTTACCAGGAAGGCGAAGGCGGCATTGCGGCGGCGCTAGGGCTGGCCGAAGACTTCGCCGACCGCGAGCCGATCTGCGTCGTCCTCGGTGACAATATTCTCGAAAACAGCATCGCCGGCTTCGTCAAAAAATTCCGCCACCAGGGCTCGGGCGCAAAGATTTTGTTGAGCGAAGTGTCCGACCCGCACCGCTTCGGCGTGCCGGTGATCGAGGACGGGCGCATCCTGCGCATCGAAGAGAAGCCCGCCGATCCGAAATCGCCTTACGCCGTCATCGGCGTCTATATGTATGACAACCGCGTCTTCGACATCATCAAGACGTTGAAGCCGAGCGGGCGCGGCGAGCTTGAGATCACCGATGTGAATAACCAGTACATCGAGTGGGGCGACCTGTCGTGGGATATCATTGAGGGATGGTGGACGGACGCCGGCACCTTTGACAGCCTGCTGCACGCTTCGAATCTGGTCGCCGAAAAGCGCGACGCCAAAACCACCCGCGGCGCCAGCGGCAGTTAATGGCGAATGGACTCTCAAATGCCAAAGATTAACCGTTGATGGAAGAGGCAAAAATGTCTTCGCTGACTTCAAAAATCCTGGATTGCTCAGAAGAGAGGCGCTGGATTGCAGAACATCGTAAAGCGTATGCGGGCCAGTGGGTAGCGCTCAAAGGCCATCGTCTGTTGAGTCACGGAATGGATGCTAAAACGGTTTACCAGGAAGCTCGAAAACTCGGCGTTGAATCTCCGGTTGTTGTGCAGATTGAATCTCCTGATGAATTACCGTTTGGAGGGTGGTGATCGATGCACACCCTCGACTTTCAAACCCTACATCTTTATGAGCCTACCAGCTCTGGAATCACCATCCCTGTTGAGTTAAGTGTTGGGCGGGAGCGCGTGACAATTTCAAATGCCAAACTCGACACGGGCTCAAGCTTCTGCTACGCCTGTTCTCTTCAAAGATCACGATTTTTATCCTGCGGCTTGCCGTGTGATAGAACTTCAGTCGAGGCCGCAGTGGTCTCGGCTCCGAGCCACGAGTCGAGCACCGGCTCGTTCTGATTGCTCACCGCATCTTCAATCTGAGCCAGGGCGGCGGCGCGCATCTGGCGCTTGATGCGCCCGAAACTGGCGCGCGGCAACCCGGCCATCTCTTCGGCAATCTCTCTGGCCCGCGCCAACAACTGCTCCGCCGGCTGCAACTCGTCTATCAAGCCTTGCTCAAGCGCCTGCCGCGGGTTGACGTTGCGCGCCAGCAGCACGGCACGGCGCGCCGCTGGCCTCGACAGTTCGCTCTGCACAACCGCCATCGGCGCGACGGGAAAGACGACGCCGACGCGCGCTTCGGTCAAACCAATTTTGTAATCGCCCGCCGCCGCGATGCGGTAATCGCAGCAGAGCTGGACGATCACGCCGCCGGCAATTGAATGGCCGTTGACCGCGGCGACGACCGGCAGCGGCAGGCCATACAATCGCCCGACCATGCGGTTCAACTCCATAGCCAGCAATCGCTGCTCGGCGGCGCTGTAGGCGGGCACGGCTTTCAAGTCCAGCCCCGCGGAAAAAAATCGTCCCGTGCCGGTGACGATCAGCGCGCGAATGTCGCCGTCGGTTTCGAGCCCGGCAAAGGTGTCCGCTAGCTCCGTCAGCAACTGCAAATCCAAGGCGTTCGCGGGCGGGCGATTGAGCCGCAGGGTTGCGATGCCGGCGTCGGTTTCAAGCTGAATCATTTCGCTCATCGTTCCACTCACTCATGCCGCAGCGCGGTGATGGGGTCGAGGCGCGCCGCTTTCATCGCCGGCCACAGGCCGAAGACCAGGCCGACCGTCACCGAGCCGAAGAAACCGAAGGCCGCCGCCCACAGCGGAATCACCATGTAGAGCGCCGGCACCAGCAGCGTCACCAGCTTCGCAAAGCCCCAGCCGATCAACAGGCCGGCCAGCCCGCCGATCCCTGTCAGCGTCACGGCCTCGGTCAAAAATTGCCAGATGATGTCCGCGCGCTTAGCGCCGACCGCTTTGCGGATGCCGATCTCTCGGGTGCGCTCGGTCACCGCCACCAGCATGATGTTCATCACGCCGACGCCGCCAACGATGAACGCCACCATAGACATGATGATCATCACGACAAAAACCAGCCGCACGATGTCGTCAAAAGTTGAGATGAACGATTCGGGCGTGCCGACCTCGAAGTTGTTCTCCTGCGCGAGCGACACGTTGCGGCGGCGGCGCAACACCTGCTCGATGCCTCGTATGCCTTCCTGCATTCGCCCTTCGCGCATGCGGACGATGATGAAGTGATCGTCAACGGTCGGGTACATCTTGTGGAAGGTGTGATAGGGCACAAAGACGTCGTTGTCTTCCTGGTTCTCGGAGCCGAACGGGCCGGCCTTCTGCTTCTTGACGGTGCCGACGACGGTGAACTCCTGGCCGCCGACGTTGATCGTTTTGCCGATGGGGTCTTCGCCGGGAAAGAGCGCTTCGACCATGTTGAAAGCCAGCACACAGACATACGCGCGATGCTCGTTCTCAGAGTCGGTGAAATAGCGGCCCTCGTCGACCGGAACGTTCATGACCAATTCGGCGACCGGGAAGTTGCCGACCAAGCGCGTGCGGCGGGTGACGTGATCTTTATAGCGCGATTCGGGCGGCAGCGGCGGCACTTCGCCGGGCATCGGCAGGCCGTAGATCAGGCCGGCGTAAACATGCTCGACCGCCGCCACTTCGTCACCGATGGCCTGCGCGTCGTCGAGCGTCAGCGGCTTGCGGTTGAGAACTTCGGCAGGCGGGCGGCTGGTCATAATGAACGGGTAGCGCCAGATGTAGACGTTGCGCGTGCCGAAGCTCTCGGCCTGATCCAGCACCGACTGGCGAAAGCCGTTCAGCACCGCCGCCATCGCCACAATCACCAGCACGCCGATGAAGACGCCGAGGATGGTCAGCGCGGCGCGGAACTTGTGCGCCGACAGCGTCTCCATCGCCAGTTGCGTGTTCTCTTTGATGCTCGAAAAATTCATAGCCGGTGTTGGGTGTTGGGTACTGGAGCGGGGCGCGGGATTCTACCTCTCCCTAACGCCCGACACCCAACACCTATTTTCATTCGGAACGAAGCGCCTCAATCGGGTCTAAGCGCCCGGCGCGGCGGGCCGGGTAGATGCCGAAGAAGACGCCGATCAGCGTGCAGAGCGCAAAGGCCACGAGCGGCGCCCACAGCGGGAAGGCGCTCGGCAGCGGCGTGTAGGTTGCCATCAGCCACGAGATGGCCGCCGCGATCAGCACGCCCGCCAGGCCCCCCGCGCAGCACAAGACGACCGATTCAACCAGAAACTGGTTGACCACGTCCTGCTGCCGCGCGCCGACCGCCTTGCGAATGCCGATCTCCTTGGTGCGCTCGACGACCGAAACCAGCATGATGTTCATGATGACGATGCCGCCGACGACCAGCGAAATGCCGACCACGAACAGCGACACCAGAAAGATGTTCGTCGTCAGCATGGCGAACAACTGATTGACCCCCTCGGCGGTGATGACGCCGAAGTCGTCGTCTTCATGATAATTGAGCTTGTGCAGCGTCCGCATCTGGAGCCGCACCTGGTCTTCGGCCTCCTGCATCTCGCCTTCGCGCGCCTTGATCGAAATATTCACCGTGCGCCGCGCCCCATAGTTTTTCTGATAAGTCGAAAGCGGCACCTTGACGTAATTGTCCTGCGAGAAGCCAAAGACCGAGCCGCGCCGCTCGCCAATGCCGACGACCGTGTACCACTTGTCGTCTATCTGTACCTCTTTGCCGATGGGGTCGAGGCCGGGAAAGAGCTTGTCGGCGATGTCTGCGCCGATCACCGTGACGGGGCGCGAATGCTCGTCTTCCCATTCGACGAAGTTGCGCCCGGCATCCACCTTCTTGCCTTCGATGTCAAAGATGTTCGGCGTCATGCCGCCGAGGTCAATGGTGTCGAGCGACTGCTTGCCATAATGGACGCGAACTTCGCGGTGGGTTTCGACGCCGATGGCTTCGCAGGCCGTGCAGGCGCGGCGCAAGCGCTCGGCGTCCGCGGCATGGACTTCCGGGTTGCGGCGGATGGCTTCGATCAGCTTGTCGAAGTCGGTAATGATCGGGTACTGCGTGATGACGAAGGTGTTCGGCCCGAAGTTGGATATCTTGGTCTTCCAGTAAATATCCATGCCCTGAATCAGCGAGATGACGGCGATGATCGAGCTGATGCCGATGGTGATGCCGAGCAGGGTCAGGAACGAGCGCAGCTTGTTGGCGCGCAGCGAATCAAGCGCCACGCCGACATAATCAAAGAAGCGGGCATGGCCCTGGCGCGCGTCGCCGACGGCGCTTTGACCGGCGTTCGTCACTGGGGCGGAAGTCGTCGCCATAACATTCACAACCGTTATAACCGGCAGCCGGGTTTGGGTCAATCGGGGCGCAGGCCATCAGGGCTTACGAGGTGCGACGCAAAAAAGTTGAGCCATTTGCAAAAACTTGTCTCACGCATCGTCGCATACGCCGCCAGCCTTTACAATACCTCGGCGGGTGTGCGATTGTACCCGCACCTTGAGACATTCGGCGGTTGTCACACCCGACAGCAGAGCTCACAGATGCGCCGCGCGAAGTGGCGACAACCGTTAGAGAGCGCGAGATGAACATCGTCGAAGGGCTGCGCCAGATTGCGGCCTCTAATCCCGAAAAACTCGCCGCCATCTGCGGCCACACGCGCCTGACGTTCGGGCAGACCGCCGAGCGCGTCAACTGCCTGTCGAACGCGCTGGCCGAGCTTGGCATGACGGGCGGCGACCGCGTTGCGGTGCTGGCGCTCAACTGCCACCGCTTCTTCGAGCTCTATTACGCGGTGCCGCAGATGGGGGCGGTGATCGTGCCCATCAACTTTCGCATCCCGCCCGCCGAGGTCAAATACATTCTCGACCATTCCGGGGCGCGGGCGCTTGCGGTTGACGAGGCGCTAACGCCGCTGGTTGATCAGATTCGCCCGCGGCTTGAATCGGTCGAACATTTCATCTCAATCAGCGACACGCCTCGGCGTGAGTATTTGAGTTATGAAGCGCTGCTGGCCGACGCGTCGCCCGATTATCCGGTGGCGCCGCTTGCGGGCGACGAGCTGCTCGGTCTGTTCTACACTTCGGGGACGACGGGAGAGCCGAAAGGCGTGATGCTGACACACGCCAATGTCATCGCCAACGTCCGGCACATCGAAGCTTCGGCCAGCTACAGCTCCGAAGAAATCTACCTGCACAGCGCGCCGATGTTTCACCTGGCCGACGGCGCGGCAACCTTCTCGAACGCCAATCGCGGCTCGACGCAGGTCTTCATCCCGCGCTTCGAGCCCGTCGCGACGCTGACGGCCATCGAGCGCGAGCGCGTCACGCACGCCTTGCTGGTGCCGACGATGATTAACTTCGTGCTGCAAGTGCCGGACCTTGCGGATTACGATCTATCGTCGCTGCGCTACGTCACCTATGGCGCGTCGCCGATTGCCCCAGAGGTGTTAAGGCGAGCGATGCGCGCTTTCGGTTGCGACTTTGGCCAGGGCTATGGCCTGACGGAAGCCGCGCCGCTCTTAACCGTGTTGAGCGCCGACGATCACCGCCGCGCCATCCAGGGAGACGAGCGCTTGCTCGCCTCGTGCGGCAAACCGGTCGCGGGCGTCGAGGTGCGCGTCGTGAAGGTAGACGGCAGAGACGTAAAGCCGGGCGAAGTCGGCGAGATCATCGCCCGCGGCCCGAACATCATGCGCGGCTACTGGCGGCGCGATGCCGACACGGCAAACACCGTCATTGACGGCTGGCTGTACACCGGCGATCTGGCGACGGTTGACGAGGAAGGTTATCTCTACCTCGTTGACCGCAAGAAAGACATGATCATCACCGGCGGCGAGAACGTCTTTTCGACAGAGATCGAGGCGGCGCTGTACGCTCACCCGGCGGTGAAGGAAGCGGCGGTGATCGGTGTGCCCGACGCGCAGTGGGGCGAGGCCGTCCATGCCTGCGTCGCTTTGAAAGACAATCACGACATCAGCGCCGATGCGTTGATCGAATTCTGCCGCCAGCGACTGGCCAGTTACAAAGTGCCGCGCTCAATTGAAATCATCGAAGGCGAGCTGCCGAAAGGCGGCACCGGCAAGATATTGAAGAAGCAGTTGCGCGAACGCTACTGGCAGGGCCGCGAGCGGCGCGTCGGCTGAACCGTGAGCCATCATTCTTAATCAGATAGGGAGACCGAAACAGATGAACCTGACCTTAACCCCTACCCGTTTTCTTGAGCGCGCCCGCCAGCTATTCGCCAACAAGGTCGGCATCGTTGACGGCGACGTGCGGTTGACTTATGGCCAATACGCCGAGCGCTGCGACCGGTTGTCGAACGCGCTCGGC contains:
- a CDS encoding ABC transporter permease codes for the protein MATTSAPVTNAGQSAVGDARQGHARFFDYVGVALDSLRANKLRSFLTLLGITIGISSIIAVISLIQGMDIYWKTKISNFGPNTFVITQYPIITDFDKLIEAIRRNPEVHAADAERLRRACTACEAIGVETHREVRVHYGKQSLDTIDLGGMTPNIFDIEGKKVDAGRNFVEWEDEHSRPVTVIGADIADKLFPGLDPIGKEVQIDDKWYTVVGIGERRGSVFGFSQDNYVKVPLSTYQKNYGARRTVNISIKAREGEMQEAEDQVRLQMRTLHKLNYHEDDDFGVITAEGVNQLFAMLTTNIFLVSLFVVGISLVVGGIVIMNIMLVSVVERTKEIGIRKAVGARQQDVVNQFLVESVVLCCAGGLAGVLIAAAISWLMATYTPLPSAFPLWAPLVAFALCTLIGVFFGIYPARRAGRLDPIEALRSE
- a CDS encoding long-chain-fatty-acid--CoA ligase; amino-acid sequence: MSHPTAELTDAPREVATTVREREMNIVEGLRQIAASNPEKLAAICGHTRLTFGQTAERVNCLSNALAELGMTGGDRVAVLALNCHRFFELYYAVPQMGAVIVPINFRIPPAEVKYILDHSGARALAVDEALTPLVDQIRPRLESVEHFISISDTPRREYLSYEALLADASPDYPVAPLAGDELLGLFYTSGTTGEPKGVMLTHANVIANVRHIEASASYSSEEIYLHSAPMFHLADGAATFSNANRGSTQVFIPRFEPVATLTAIERERVTHALLVPTMINFVLQVPDLADYDLSSLRYVTYGASPIAPEVLRRAMRAFGCDFGQGYGLTEAAPLLTVLSADDHRRAIQGDERLLASCGKPVAGVEVRVVKVDGRDVKPGEVGEIIARGPNIMRGYWRRDADTANTVIDGWLYTGDLATVDEEGYLYLVDRKKDMIITGGENVFSTEIEAALYAHPAVKEAAVIGVPDAQWGEAVHACVALKDNHDISADALIEFCRQRLASYKVPRSIEIIEGELPKGGTGKILKKQLRERYWQGRERRVG
- a CDS encoding ABC transporter permease produces the protein MNFSSIKENTQLAMETLSAHKFRAALTILGVFIGVLVIVAMAAVLNGFRQSVLDQAESFGTRNVYIWRYPFIMTSRPPAEVLNRKPLTLDDAQAIGDEVAAVEHVYAGLIYGLPMPGEVPPLPPESRYKDHVTRRTRLVGNFPVAELVMNVPVDEGRYFTDSENEHRAYVCVLAFNMVEALFPGEDPIGKTINVGGQEFTVVGTVKKQKAGPFGSENQEDNDVFVPYHTFHKMYPTVDDHFIIVRMREGRMQEGIRGIEQVLRRRRNVSLAQENNFEVGTPESFISTFDDIVRLVFVVMIIMSMVAFIVGGVGVMNIMLVAVTERTREIGIRKAVGAKRADIIWQFLTEAVTLTGIGGLAGLLIGWGFAKLVTLLVPALYMVIPLWAAAFGFFGSVTVGLVFGLWPAMKAARLDPITALRHE
- a CDS encoding prolyl oligopeptidase family serine peptidase, whose translation is MLARHRVAITIVALCLLVSASQLAHANGFTLEQVLSSPFPSDLIASKQGDKLAWVFDHLGRRNVWIAEAPAFSGRQLTHYSADDGQEITEPVFSPDGNWIAYVRGGEANSDKDIPNPTSDPAGARQEVCAVNARTGVVVKMGEGSAPIFSPRGDQVIFTSEGHLWSAALPVPPRKTATEAKKLFEIRGRVESPAWSPDGSLLAFVSERGDHSFIAIFNPKQASIRFLEPSVDRDIEPRWSPDGRSLAYIRVFNVADVYSADRERVLPWAIRVVDLASGKGREVWRSGEAEADSFSRLTLGNDILQWAAGDRLVFASEKDGWAHLYAVAATGGAATLLTPGAYEVENVAWSPDRSFMVVAANKADIDHRHLWRVNVAGGDLQGITTDNSIEMAPVIAGGGQRLAFLHATAFYPLLPYIADIKGKGAKALAGDALPSDFPYNNLVAPEVVIFKAADGLEIHGQLFKPKNLQGRAPAVVFMHGGPIRQMLPAWHYNYYYHNAYAMNQYLASRGYMVLSVNYRSGIGYGRAFREAKHRGPRGASEYQDVVAAGKYLKARDDVDGKHIGLWGGSYGGYLTAMGLARDSDLFAAGVDLHGVHDWSRRVGASPWATGDLVKLGRESSPLASVEKWKSPVLLIHGDDDRNVAFNQTVELVRRLRERHVEFEQLVFPDDVHDFLRHENWLRAYHAAADFFDRKLK
- a CDS encoding methyltransferase domain-containing protein — encoded protein: MTDDRRRTTVVGRRSSVSSFMSSIDKQWDASRYDDAYSFVWKHGAGVIELLAPEAGERILDLGCGTGHLTAQIAARGAEAIGLDRSAEMIATARRNYPRLRFEVADAERLRFAEHLRFDEPFDAVFSNAAIHWMKDQRAVAASIYQALRPGGRFVAEFGGQGNIRGIETALRHAIQQAGYAVSDEPYYYFPTVGEYALLLEGSGFRVTLAAWFARPTALEGGAAGLRDWLAVFSDHFMSHVAAERHAEIITAVEDALRPALFRDGTWYADYCRLRVAARRE
- a CDS encoding enoyl-CoA hydratase/isomerase family protein yields the protein MSEMIQLETDAGIATLRLNRPPANALDLQLLTELADTFAGLETDGDIRALIVTGTGRFFSAGLDLKAVPAYSAAEQRLLAMELNRMVGRLYGLPLPVVAAVNGHSIAGGVIVQLCCDYRIAAAGDYKIGLTEARVGVVFPVAPMAVVQSELSRPAARRAVLLARNVNPRQALEQGLIDELQPAEQLLARAREIAEEMAGLPRASFGRIKRQMRAAALAQIEDAVSNQNEPVLDSWLGAETTAASTEVLSHGKPQDKNRDL
- a CDS encoding SDR family NAD(P)-dependent oxidoreductase gives rise to the protein MERLLEGKVAIITGAGRGIGRAAAELFAAHGARVVLSDIDPAPAEEAVGAIHAAGGEAISVVGDVTDRAFPDLIVSGAVDQFGGLDIIVNNAGYTWDAVIHKMSDEQWEAILAVHLTAPFRIIRAASAYLRETAKREHTEHGEARARKIINVSSTSGTRGNAGQANYASGKAGVIGLTKTLAKEWGQFNIQVNAVAFGRIDTRLTQAKEKGETIHRGDTEIALGIPGERLSRTTPMIPMGRAGTAQEAAGAIFFFASPFSDYVSGQVLEVAGGL
- a CDS encoding DUF5678 domain-containing protein; translation: MEEAKMSSLTSKILDCSEERRWIAEHRKAYAGQWVALKGHRLLSHGMDAKTVYQEARKLGVESPVVVQIESPDELPFGGW
- a CDS encoding sugar phosphate nucleotidyltransferase, with amino-acid sequence MKGIVLAGGLGTRLSPLTRITNKHLLPVFDQPMIHYPIRCLVEAGIKDILVVTGGNSAGDFLKLLRNGAEFGLSRIHYAYQEGEGGIAAALGLAEDFADREPICVVLGDNILENSIAGFVKKFRHQGSGAKILLSEVSDPHRFGVPVIEDGRILRIEEKPADPKSPYAVIGVYMYDNRVFDIIKTLKPSGRGELEITDVNNQYIEWGDLSWDIIEGWWTDAGTFDSLLHASNLVAEKRDAKTTRGASGS